The DNA window GCCACAAGCTGTACTCTGTGGGGAACCCATCAGACTTGAGACAAGTACTAGATGTTCCAGATTGTTGCCTAACCTATGTATAGGTTGCCAATTTCCTTGCAGCAACACCAGTACCAATCGCTGTTTGACAACACTCCTGttgccccactcctgcccagtcAGGAGTTCAATCCCATCTGAATCTAGAATTCCAACCCTCCCCATCCTTTACTCCTTAAAAACCCTGCCACAGCTGAGTTCAATGTGCTCCCTAGTCTAACTGCTGTGTAGGAACAGAGAACCCAGGCTGGAGCTTGCAGGAAAAGCTCTTTGCCTTTGCATATGAACTCAGACtcctggtggtctctgggggACTCATGATGTGGGCATAACTGGTGTAGCAGGGAGAGAGGACATTCACTGTGCAGACAAGCACAGATGGCTGTTAGATAATGTGTGTGGCGGGGAGAAGCAGATGAAGGGGTAGACTTTAAAATCAAATTTGAAGAGTGGAGAAAGCAAGCAGACACACATTGGGAGTCCCAGCAGCCTGTGGTACTTCATCACCATGCCAACCAAGCAGATTCAGCTGGGGTCTTTGGGCATTTCTAGAAAGCAAGCATGGGCCAACAGGAACAATGCAAAAGAGCTGATGTTGGCATGGAGATGGTAGAGGGTTCTGTTGCGCCCTGGTTGCAGAGACCCGAAGAAGACCATCAGAGACACAGACTCACCGAAATGCCAAAGCAAGGTTTAATCATGCAGCATAAACCGTAGTAGGGACCCCGTCTCACACACCGATGctgtgggggccagaggaggtACCCCACCATTTTAGGcagggtttataaaggcaaaaccccACAAATCTACAGTTATGGGCATAAGGGGTATGAGTGACTCTCTGATTGGCTGCAGCCTAAGGAACTTCCCGTTCTGCTGATATCCACCTTGTGGCCTAGCACAGAATGGAGTTGGCTTTGTCTCTTTATTTCCTCCTGTGAATCCCATGTCAGCTGTGGTCCCAGAGACAGTGTCTGTGTGGATGGCTTTTGGAGAGCTAGGTTAAGTACTGTTAAGGAGGATTAAAGTGATGggcttgagccgggcggtggtggcgcacgcctttaatcccagcactcgggaggcagaggcaggcggatctctgtgagttcgaggccagcctggtctacaagagctagttccaggacaggctccaaagccacagagaaaccttgtctcgaaaaaccaaataaataaataaataaataaagtgatggGCTTGGTTGCTGCCTCAGCCTATCTAGGACTTGCAGCCCAGCACATGAAGACCCAAGGTTGATCTCCGAAACCCGTGTGAAAGCTGCCTGTTCTCTTACCAAGTCCTTCCATATGTGAAGGACTACGTGCTAACTGTTTGCTTTCCTCTGCTCCCATGCCTTCCCTGCAGTGATCACtttcatcccatcaaaccaggagCTACGATGAACCCTTccctctctgcattttgacaggCAGCAGAGCGGCTAATTCACTGAGGGGCCCTGGGGACTGGGTCCACTGTTTCTGTGCCCCTAGGTTCACTCTTCTTCCCACTTCCCCGTGGTGTGGATGTCAGATCTGTGGGAACTGCCTTATTCGGCCCGTGTGGGGTCCCAGGAGGACCGTGACACTGGAAAAAAGTCTCcactctgtaacatgagggccagcttgttggggtttctgtcccgcccgatACCCTATAGCCAgcaaggtcccaaagaaaatcacacagaggtctccatgatattataaactgattggcccattagctcaggcttcatattagctcttatatcttatattaacccattgttcttatctatgttagccacatggctctgtacgtttttcagcggggcagatcacatcctgcttcttcggtgatctgtgCAAGACtctggaaagagcttccttcttcccagaatactcctgttctcatcccccccccccccacttcctgtctgattgacccacctatacttcctgcctggccaatcagcatttatttaaaacatgattgacagaatacagacaattctcccacaatACCACTCCTCTCTCATAGAGCCTGAAATTCTGAAATGCGAGTTTCAGCCTGGCATGAAAATGTAACGCCTGTGTTTGActgactgtgtgagtgtgtgtgtgtgtgtgtgtgtgtgtgtgttgtatggatGTGGTGTctatggtgtatgtggtgtgtgtagatgtgtgaatgttgtgtgtctgtacactgtgtgtgtaGTTATGTCAATGTGGTATGTTGTATGTCTGTAtgttgcatgtatgtggtgtgtacgTGTGGTGCATGTATGGTGCATgtgatgtgtctgtgttgtgtggatgtggtgtatatgtgtatggtatgtctgtgtatggtgtgtgtagatgtgtggatatggtgtgtgggtggtgtgtgtatggggcaTGTGGTGCGtgatgtggtgtgtatatgtgctgtATGTATGGTGCATGTGgtacgtgtgtgttgtgtggatgcggtgtatgtatgtatgttatgtgtatggtgtgtgtgtcccCTGATCCTTACCCTTTCAAGCCTACAATAGCAGCACTTACCTGGTAATGGCCCTAAGAAACTGTATCAagcctcattctctcctcccatgtCAATAACCCCAACTTGTGTCACTCAGAGCCTCTtacccagctactcaggagaggTGAAAGCCCTTTGTTGtgctccagcccctcccaggtCACAGTGAGGCCCAGCATTTTAGGTGGCAGCACCCTGAGGGCTCTGTGGGCAGACACAGGAAGGCTGGCCTTGGCAGCAGGTCTCTCATGATCCCATTGCCTGCCATCATCTCCTCGCATAAAGAGAAACCCAGTATTTGGAGAAACAACAGCGACTTTATTATTCCACATGTGTGGCCAATATGTGGGTGTCCACTGGCACAGGGTGAGATCAGTGGCTCCCATATATCAATATCAGTGATGTGAGGTGAGGGATGTCGGGACAGCATGGGCAGAAGGTTCCAAGGGTAAGGTGTTAGGTTATGACGTCAGAGGAGGGCGGGGTATGGGTGGCCAACAGGGATTAAGGATTGTAGGGAAATGGGCTCAGCAGAGAGGACAAAGCCCTACAAACAAAGGGCTAAGAAGAGCCCCAGCCCTAACACCCAAGCCAGAGAAGAGGCCGAGGCACCTCTACCCAGAGGCTTTTGATCATTTTCCTCTTCATCCTCAGAGAGTTCTTTTGTGGAGAAAATCCCGATTGTTTTAGAGCCACCCAGTAAGGTTTTGGCAGGTGAGGACATGCATCCCTGAAGGCTCAGTGTggaagacactccacctggagggTGAAGATCAGTCAGGGATGCCACAGTCCAGCAGTGCTGGGAAACTCCGTCTCAGGAATCCCAGACCCACCCTTCTCCCCAAACCCTGAATTTAacacctgccttccttccttgacccaggacTCCAGGTCCCAGCTCCACTCCCTGACAGGGCTAAAGGGCCAACCTTTAGCCTAAAGAGTCCGGGCCCAGCTCTCCTCTCTCAGGCCCAGGAGTCCAGACCCAGCCTCCTTCCATCTGAGGTAGCCTCATCCTGATACAACCCTCCATCCTCAAACCCTGGAGCCCTGGCTCTTTCACCCCAGAACTCACCTCCCTGGAGCACAAGTTCCCCTTCATAACAGCGAGTGGTCCCCTGAGGGCAGGTGACAAAATTGGTATTTGGAAAGCAGGATCCAAAAAACTCTACACACACGGGACACTGCAGGTCTCCAGGGGGAGGGACAgctgaggacagagagaaaggttGGGATGCACTGTATGCTCTCAACGCCAGCCACCAGCTGAACTCCCCAATGTCTGGGTCCCATACTTGGAcgagggaggtggctcagcaggacgctgctgctgctggcttcaTTGCACAGGTGGGAGGAACAGAAGCGTGTGTAGGAAGCTACCAGCATTCCAGGGGGCCGGGAGTACATGGAGACACCACTGTTGTCCTTTGCCCCACGCCCGGTGCAACCTTTGCTCCCTATTAGGAGTGTCCGTGGTCCTGTGGGTATAAGAGAGTGAAAGCTGGGCTGGGAAGGGGAGGGTGACAAGGTCTGGGAGCCCAGTTCTTGTGAAGCTCCCAGCCACAGGAAGGACGCAATTCAGCATGTTCTGTGTCAGTCAAAGCCTGAAGCTCAAGCCTGGCTCCTTCTGCCCTGCGccttgtagacctggctgcacATTGTCTCCACAGTCTCCCCGAGCCCCTCCCACAGGCTGCAACCTCACTGTGCTCACCATCTCTTCtacccccttcctttcctctctctcccccctcccttcctctctcagttTCTCTAGCTCTTcactctctcccttgctctctgtTTGAGAGTCTCAGCCCGccctggtcttgaattcactatATAGGTGTGGATGGCACTAAATCTCAATTTCACTGTCTCctctttcccagcactgggatcacaggtgtgcccagtttACCTGGTGCCGCAGATCAAACTCAGCGCTTTCAGCATGGTAAACAGGTACTgaaccaactgagccacacccagcccaaGAATGCTTCAAATGATGGAGGTCATCAGGGCCCCTTCTGTTGTTCCAACACTGTTCTCATCTCTGGGGCTTGGGGCTACCTTACACCGCCACCCAGCAAGGCAAGCccagaaaggggaggaggtgggcagGAGCTGCAGGACACAGAACCCAGGGTAGGGCTGTGCTGACCTGGTGCTGGAGTGCAGCCCTCGTCTCATCCCACAACCCCACACACCTACGTCTATGAGGAGGAGCGTCTCCTGACATAACTCCTCAGGTTCACACACTTTGGTCGACAGAGCAGACCACTCAACAGCGTTTTTAGCAAAGCCAGTGCCAAGCTTCAACATGACCCCCTTGTAACATGTCAGAGCACCTGTGGAGAGGAAAATCGTCAAGATTAGTGAGAGTCAGGGAGCCGCCACGTCTGCCCCTCAGCTTCCGGGCTAAGGGCGGCCATCATGTTCCGAGTCATACTTCCCATACCCTGGCTGTGACATCCCTGCCTGGATTAAGGGCCTCAGAAGTCACAGTCCCCAAGCCTGTATTTCTGTTTACCCTGTTCCTCCCTGAGCACCTGCTCCTCTCAGAGCCTCCTGAGGAAGACTTGCTCCTCCACTGAGGGCTCCTCTTCAGCCATTCTCTCCTCCCCATGAGGAAGGTGGCCTCGAGCTACCTTTaccttttgtgtgtgcacacatgtgtgtattcctgttcatgtgtgtgtgcatgcatgtggaagacagaggaaacCCCAGCTGCCATCTTGAATGAGTTACACATCTTGCTCCTTACTGCATGTACTTTCAGCCACTGATTTTATCTCTCCAGTCAAGCTTctcctttcttatttatatacTATTATTACatatgcacgcacgtgtgtgtgtatgtgtgcatatgcgcaTTTCTGTATGTGCCACAActtcaggagttagttctctccctccaccacatgGGACCAGGGAGTGAATTCAGGATGTCAGGCACGAGTACTTTAACCTGATGAGCCACCTCAACCACCCTTGacttgttttttccagacagtgttGCTCAGTGGTCTGAAGCTCTTGAAGTAAGGCCAAGTAGGTGAGGAGGACCGGGCAACAAGTCATGGGGTCTGCCCATCACTGCCttgccagggctgggattacaagcatgttccACCAtagctctgtctctctgtctgtctctctgtctgtctctctgcctctgtctgtctctgtctctctgtctctctctctgtctctctctctgtctctctctctctctctgtttttctacatgggtgctaggaattggacTTAAGTTTTTATGTTTGCTTAGCAAGCACCTATttcctgagccacctccccagctaaTAGATTTCTTTGGACTGAGAAGCCCTAGATTCCAAAGAGATCACTAGGTTGACAGCAAGTGAGCACTGGGCCTGCATGGTGCCTGGATACAGAAATGACTGCACAGATGAGCCCACTGCATccactgtgtgtgcgtgtgtgtgtgtgtgtgtgtgtgtgtgtgtgtgtgtgtacgtgtgacAGGCTCTAGCTgcgtggtccaggctggcctccctctggcagtcctccagcctctgcctctggagcactGGGACTTCAGAGCCAGCTCCTGTCTTCACTATGGACAGGACTGCCTCACATCCTCACCACAGCCCCACAGCAGGTGGCAGCATTctcaagggaaggaagcaggggcAGAAAGTGTTGGGGGTTTGTCCAGTGTCACCCAGGCAGGAGATGGCAGAGCAGGACTCAGAACTTTGTCTTTCAGTCTCCTTAGGGTCAGTGTTGAACACGGCAGTCCAGTTAGAGGATCTTGAGCTTGACCTTCCCTGGACCTCACATGAACATCGCATGACCTCATGTGCCCCAGGATGCAGAAATTCTGGGAGCTGGGACTGGGTGTCCACAAGCACATCCCCTTGATggcccccagtgaggagctggccATCTCCTCATTTCCCAGGGGAGAATGTGCAGCTCAGCTGCCCTGCTCCTGCAACCAGACCTGCACTCTGTTCCATCCCACCACATCCTCCCCATCCTGCTCTAAGGTGGCTCCTCCCCCTGGGGCACAAGGGGCAGAGCTGCCCAAATTCTCATCCATGTTTTCCCTGCAGCCCCTGTTGCAGTCTTCAGGAAACCCTGTGGCTTATTCTGCACAGCAACTGCAGAACCTGAGCACTGTGGCCGCCTCTAAATCTTCCACCCAGCTGCAAGATGCCAGGGCCTTTGCCTGCCTGTCCTGGGTCTCTCTGATCCTCTCTTTACTTCTCCCTCACCTTCTTTGCCACCCAGCTCTTACAGGGGTCCTCTTAAAGGATAAGGTAATCCTGTCAGGACTGAGAAACTCTTGAGAAGCCCTGAGAAGAAAGAAACTTCTGTTAGGTCCCCATCTTCCTCAGAATAAGATCTGACTTCTTAAAATGGCTGATGGGGCCCTTACTCCTGAACCTTTGCAAGAGCTGTCCTGCTCCCCCGGATCTCCCCTCGCCACACACATTCTGTGCTCCTAGCCTCTGCCAGTGGGTTTTGCTGAACCTCAATAAGCATTTGCTAAATGCCCAACTGAACCCAATCAGGGACATTGATGCTCCTCCAAGGGTTGTGTTTCATGCAGCATGCATGGGCTTTCTATGTACGCTATGTGGAGATGTGAGGGGTGCACACGTggtgtgtacagatgtatgatgtatgtggtatgatgtgtgtggtatgtgtattgGGCAGGTGGATGTTCTGTTTCATCTGTATTTAGTTTGGGTGTGGCCTGTAGCGTGTGCTGTGTGTACCTTGAACTATGGGTTCTGTTGTGGGGAGGGCTCATGAGGTTTCTGGGGTTCCTCATGTAAACGAGGAACACAGGATCCAAAATGTGTGGGCTGTGATATATGAAACACAGTGCAATGATGCATATTTGCATGTTTGTGGCTGTTGTGTGCATTGTGTGGCCTGCACAGTATATGTGGAatgtgctttctctttttatgtgtatgagattgtgcctgtgtgtgtctgtgcatcatatGTATGCAGtccttgcagaggccagaagggggcattagatccctagaactggagttacaaacatgTTGAttaccgtgtgagtgctgggaattgaactaggtcCTCaagaggagcagtcagtgctcttaactgctgaaccatctctctagcccttgggacacatttttaaaacatactgcaGACTGTCAGTGTTTCATAATcttagaaacaaaaaacagatttaatgAGCACTAATCAAAAGGAAGAAGAACggtctggcctctgcctccctgtctaTCTTTTGCAGCCTTCCGTggttcctcagtgctgggagaaAGTTCATCCTCAGCTGGGCCTTGCAAGGTGTCCTGGCCATCAGGATCCTGCCTACCTCTGCACCCCATCACACTAGGTGGCATCCTGCCTCCCTGGCTTTGGTGATTTCTCTGCTTGGAGTAGCTCTGCCTTCATCCTAGAATTACCTCATCTTCTTGGAAAGTGAAATCACAGCTCAATACCACCAGCGCTCCATCCTCTTgctgagtctgtctgtctgtcttatgcCAGGGCCCCTGCACTCATAGTTTTCTGGTGacaaatcttttctattttaatgtatgtatacatgcgtGTACCAAGGCCAAACAAGAATGACAAATgtgcttttctattgctttccTCCTGATCCCTCCCTCGAGACAGTGTCTGTCACTGGCCTGAAGACTGACTGGCAATCAGCAAGagcctcctatctctgcctcccacagcacTGGGTTATAGTTTGCACCTGCCTTATGGGAGGTGGTCACCTAGCATTTACAGACAGGCTGTCGccagggtcaggatatgctaatgtagttctgctccttctttgtaatttggaggactCCTGGGATAGAGATGCTAACTCAGCCTATGTGACAGAGCAGGCACACAGAGCAGGAGATAGGAAGACATGACAGAGAGGGCATAGAAAGATGTAAAAGTGACTAAAGTcactcacctggttacctaggaaacagaatgctaatgaatttatCCTCAGTTTACGTTTTGGtataaaggctgtttggagaataaacacgaggaattttcaggatgtgaactcaggatttcatgagggatcactgagaatctccctccagataaagccatgtgagttgtgtctttaatcccacgcCTCCCCTCTGGTcctgagaaataatttatggttcgGGCTGGTCCCGGACCATGACACTTTCAGAGTCCCATATCCCATAAGGATCATCTTGCCTTGAGGTCGCAGCACAAGGTGTCACTTACTTTTGTTCGTACTCTGCCCGTTTATCTGAGGACTGCAGTCCTCACGCACAACCATGGGTCCAATTGTCTGGGTGCCGTTGAGCAGGTTGCAGTCTGGCTGGGATATGCAGCCCTGCACCCTCAGATTGGAGATGATCTCCCCTAGGataggaggagagggggagagagagactgctcACACATGCAGGTCATGAGTGCCTTGCAGGCGAGGCaagccctgctctgctctgggaGGCTGGTTCCTTACTCATTCCCTAGCTGAGTTTACCTTTCTTCCCCAGACACCCAGCATCCCCCTCCCAGCCTACCATGTTCAGACTCCCAGGGTCTCCACATCCAGACTTACCTCCCCTGAGCCTGAGGACGCCACTGTAGCAGTGTGTGCTGCTTGCGGGGCAGACCTGCATGGGTGCATTCTCACAACGATCTTCGGAAAGGCAGAGTGGGCAGCGCAGGGTCCCTGGGGCTGGGAAGCCACAGACAcagtgaggagcagtgggagtCTCTGGGTTTGGATCAGTTACCCCTTCTTAGTTCCCCaacttgcctcagtctccctagcAAGCCCTCCTTGGCTCCTCTCATGACCACAGGGAACTGGGGCTGTGGTTAGGAGAGCAGGAAGAGCCTGCAGAGACCCTGGGGCTGGGCATAAGGGGAGCTGAGACCTGGGGCTGGGCATagggggagctgagaggaccTTTGGGGCTAAAGGCAGATTTGCTGAGTAAGGCGAGGAGGGACCACGGAAGTTACCAGTAGCTTTACTCACAGTTTTTACTAAATAATTGAGAAAAATCCCCACATCACAAAATATTCCAGAACACAGAAACACGAAGCCTGCCAATTTAGCACCACACAGGGATAGTGGGCAGCCCCAACCCAGTGTCCAGTAGGAGGAAGAAATACGAAAGCTCCAGACGAGAGGAGAGTGAACCAAAGCCAGCCATACGAAAAGAGggaaaatacacagggaaagCAGGGCTGCTGGGGCCAGAGTGTGAAGCTAGGGGTCTGTCAGAAGCCCACCCAGGGGGTCAGTGGGCAGGTTCAGCAGCTGAGGCACCAGTCACCAAGGCAGACCttctgagttcaacccctgggacccacatgtggaggacagaacaGATTGGCCAGGCTGTGCTCCACAGACTCCCTGGTGCCTCCGGGCAACCCCCACTCATAattgaataaaatgaatgaaaagaaaaagcaaaaaggtccggagctggagaggtgactcggcAGTTAAGGCTGGAAAATGCCAATGGGAAccggggctgtctctgactctttgctggtttttgggaccctactcctcatactagGTTCCCTTGCGCAGTCtgaatacatggggaggtgcttagtcttactgcaacttgatatgccatgttttgttgctatCTATGGGAGGCCAGCCCCTTTCAGGATAGAAATGGAGAGTGGGGGTAGGGACAGGCatggggggactgggaggagaggaggaaggggaaacattGGCTTGAATGTTTAAGACAAACACCAGGACCTGTTCCAggtgcataaactggctttttggaacccattccctatggtgggatgccttgctcaaccttgatatggggggaggggcttggtcctgcctcaagttggtatcccagaccttgttgactccccaaagaAGGCCTTACCccctttgaggagtggatgggaggtgggaaatgggaggtgaaGGGGGccggaaagggaaggaagaggaaactaGGGTTAGtaggtaaaatgaaaaaaaaattttaataaaaaatacgaAAAAAGAGAATTGATAACACCCATGTAGAGGACCTTGGTCTCTTCGGGAACctgtgcacgcgcgtgcacacacaacTGAAACTAagatcaagaagaagaagaagaagaagaagaagaagaagaagaagaagaagaagaagaagaagaagaagaggaggaggaggaggaggaggaggaggaggaggaggaggaggaggaggaggaggaggaggaggaagaaaatctGCTTAATTCAGGATTGCGAGAAGAGGTCAGCTGGGAGAGTTTGCAGGTGAGAGGGAAGGGCCCTTGAGAGGAGGGACTGGGGCCTTGCTGTGGAGAAAACACGGGCAGGCCAAGCGGAGGAAGTGCCCGCTAGCCCCTGACTCCTTCTCCTCAGCAGCTGGCTTCCCTGAGACCCTGACTTGCCTGTCACAGGGGGTGGAGCCCAAAGAGGGACTGTGGTGGACAGGTAATTGCAGAGGTCTTCTAGGCGGCACACTCGGGTGTAGGAGGTAACAGACAGCCCTGGGCCCTTCCTGTGCTCTGTGACTTTGGCCTCTTGGTCCTCAGCTGTTGTGCAGCCTTTTGTGAGAATCAACTTCACCATCTCTCCTGAACAGACAGAAATGGGCAGGCTGGAGTAGAGGTCGCCTAAGGGAGCAGGGCCAAGTAAAAGGGGCATCTGTCCCCAGAGGGCTCTTCTCACCGTTCTCTATCATGATCAACGTGTCTTGGCAGCCTTCACCCACACCACAGGTTGTCTGGCCAGCTGTCCACTGGAGAGGCAGCTGTGATACATTCCTTGTGATCTCCAATGTTCCATGCTGGCATTTCAGAACCTCTTCAGCTAGAAAGAGGAGAGCAAATCCCTCTCAGTACCGAATTGACTCTCTGGCGGGACTTCATTCACATACAGCAACAAGAGCCTTCTCTTCCTGCAGTTCAAGGCAGGAAGCCTTGGTGCCTGTGCCATCTAGTCTATGCCCTCAGGTCCCCGGATCTAGCCCATATAAAGGTTAATGCTGGCAGCATTCACTCAGTCCCCTCTTGAAGATCTAACGttagagagaggcagaagaagaaacagaggctGGGTCAGAGAAGGTCATACTTCCAGGTGTGCTGGATTCCTACTGGATCCTCTTTCCCTACCATAGCTCCCTATTGCCTTGCTATCATTGAGGCTGTCTGTCCTACATTACAGGCTCTCTGTCCTGTGTGTAACAGGCAATACACTTAAGTACATCATTGGGGCGCATTAGAGTCCCAATTTAAATGTTGCCTTCTGTACCATATCTAAAGGCCCCTTGattctctatgattttgttttcctttatttattatttaggtttttcaagacagggtttctctgtgttacagccctagctatcttggaactagctcttgtagaccagactgacctcaaactcacagagataggcttgcctcttcctcccgagtgccgggattaaaggcgcgcaccaccatcacccagcctgATTTTCATTTCTATGAAGCAAGGTCACTGGGGTCTCTATACTACAGGTGTGGATGGCTG is part of the Arvicola amphibius chromosome 8, mArvAmp1.2, whole genome shotgun sequence genome and encodes:
- the LOC119821088 gene encoding CD177 antigen-like, coding for MLIQNGQKFHMVLTKGCTSAANREAQITRHRTGPGISIITYVHVCRHRDFCNDLSTTENLWTPPPDTVLGTLSCPHCLSTSDCEHAPEQVCPAGSSHCYNGVLRLRGGGIVTNLRVQGCMPESGCNLFDGTKAIGPIGVSEKCGPQSGAQALECWSGKADALRKVSSLPLEWTTILETCKIGEGCQETVLLIVNGPSVNLVLTKGCTADEDHKPRITRHRTGPSVSIISYTHVCRHWDFCNDLSSTHPLWSPPPVTGPGSLHCPLCLSKDGCPENASEQVCPAGSLHCYNGVLSLRGGGLISDLKVQGCMTQPGCDLLNGTQTIGPIDVHENCGPQLAEEVLKCQHGTLEITRNVSQLPLQWTAGQTTCGVGEGCQDTLIMIENGEMVKLILTKGCTTAEDQEAKVTEHRKGPGLSVTSYTRVCRLEDLCNYLSTTVPLWAPPPVTAPGTLRCPLCLSEDRCENAPMQVCPASSTHCYSGVLRLRGGEIISNLRVQGCISQPDCNLLNGTQTIGPMVVREDCSPQINGQSTNKSALTCYKGVMLKLGTGFAKNAVEWSALSTKVCEPEELCQETLLLIDVGPRTLLIGSKGCTGRGAKDNSGVSMYSRPPGMLVASYTRFCSSHLCNEASSSSVLLSHLPRPTVPPPGDLQCPVCVEFFGSCFPNTNFVTCPQGTTRCYEGELVLQGGGVSSTLSLQGCMSSPAKTLLGGSKTIGIFSTKELSEDEEENDQKPLGRGASASSLAWVLGLGLFLALCL